A part of Pararoseomonas sp. SCSIO 73927 genomic DNA contains:
- a CDS encoding EAL domain-containing protein yields MHPEAQPPAALGASHTARRTAGTGPGTGAHTIIREDEEAIATAIEAALRHGTIRPAFQPIVHLKSGSIACFEVLARWTDENFGPMPPARFVPVAERHGLAANLARHIIRSACLAALDWGGSFRLAFNISPQHFQDRAMPALFEESVQATGFPLDRTKIEITETAVIGDIDGARVAADLLRGKGVRIALDDFGTGHSSLTRLRALPFDEIKLDGSFVRTMGDSEESRQIVGAVIGLGRSLGAPVVAEGVETDAQAEALARLDCDYAQGWLFGRPVPAAEVPPMLHARGAMAFAPATRYPSGEQRLTQLEAIYAAAPVALVFVDRALRIGAANRRFSALMGMDARALSGRSLGEIDPAAMAQAHSDLEHARRGEPIPPRIWFLPAGRGAALLHTAPARDEAGELLGLSLAVSELPGQG; encoded by the coding sequence ATCCATCCCGAAGCGCAACCACCGGCTGCACTCGGCGCTAGCCACACGGCCCGCCGCACCGCAGGGACGGGGCCAGGCACAGGAGCACACACCATCATCCGCGAGGACGAAGAGGCGATCGCCACAGCCATCGAGGCCGCGCTGCGCCATGGCACGATCCGCCCGGCCTTCCAGCCCATCGTGCATCTCAAGAGCGGGTCCATCGCCTGTTTCGAGGTCCTGGCCCGCTGGACCGACGAGAACTTCGGCCCCATGCCCCCCGCCCGCTTCGTGCCCGTGGCGGAGCGGCATGGGCTTGCCGCCAACCTCGCCCGGCACATCATCCGCTCCGCGTGCCTCGCCGCCCTGGACTGGGGCGGCAGCTTCCGCCTCGCCTTCAACATCTCACCCCAGCACTTCCAGGACAGGGCCATGCCCGCCCTCTTCGAGGAGTCGGTCCAGGCCACCGGCTTCCCGCTGGATCGCACGAAGATCGAGATCACGGAGACGGCCGTGATCGGCGACATCGACGGGGCGCGCGTCGCCGCGGACCTGCTGCGCGGCAAGGGCGTGCGCATCGCGCTGGACGATTTCGGCACCGGCCACTCCAGCCTCACCCGCCTGCGCGCCCTGCCCTTCGACGAGATCAAGCTCGACGGCAGCTTCGTCCGCACCATGGGCGACTCGGAGGAGAGCCGGCAGATCGTCGGCGCCGTCATCGGCCTCGGCCGCAGCCTCGGCGCCCCCGTGGTGGCGGAAGGCGTGGAGACGGACGCCCAGGCGGAGGCCCTGGCCCGGCTGGACTGCGACTACGCCCAGGGCTGGCTCTTCGGCCGCCCCGTCCCGGCCGCGGAAGTGCCGCCCATGCTGCACGCCCGCGGCGCCATGGCCTTCGCCCCCGCCACCCGCTACCCCTCCGGCGAGCAGCGCCTGACGCAGCTGGAGGCCATCTACGCTGCCGCCCCTGTGGCCCTGGTCTTCGTGGACCGGGCGCTGCGGATCGGCGCCGCCAACCGCCGCTTCAGCGCGCTGATGGGGATGGACGCCCGCGCCCTCTCCGGCCGCAGCCTCGGCGAGATCGACCCGGCCGCCATGGCCCAGGCCCATTCGGACCTGGAGCACGCCCGGCGCGGCGAGCCCATCCCGCCGCGGATCTGGTTCCTTCCCGCCGGCCG
- a CDS encoding aldolase/citrate lyase family protein, whose protein sequence is MANALKEAWKAGRRTVNGWLAIPSAFSAEVMSGMGFDSLTVDLQHGVQDYMSAVECFQGMQRHGPVPLARLPWNEPGIAGKLLDAGAQGLICPMVNTREQAEAFVSSCRYPPAGTRSNGPVRAGIYGEVGRYFYDANDDTLCLPMIETREAVANLDAILDVPGVDGIYIGPTDLAISHGYLPPVMEREDKEMLDLYEMLIRACHDRGKFIGLHAITGAYVKRMHGMGFNYATMGSDINAMVSGARAQMEAFKG, encoded by the coding sequence GTGGCAAATGCGCTGAAGGAGGCCTGGAAGGCCGGGCGCCGGACGGTGAACGGGTGGCTTGCCATTCCCTCGGCCTTCTCGGCCGAGGTGATGTCCGGGATGGGCTTCGACAGCCTGACGGTGGACCTGCAGCACGGGGTGCAGGACTACATGTCGGCGGTGGAGTGCTTCCAGGGCATGCAGCGGCACGGGCCGGTGCCCCTGGCCCGGCTGCCCTGGAACGAGCCGGGGATCGCCGGCAAGCTGCTGGACGCGGGCGCGCAGGGGCTGATCTGCCCCATGGTGAACACGCGGGAGCAGGCCGAGGCCTTCGTCTCTTCCTGCCGCTACCCGCCGGCCGGCACGCGGTCCAACGGGCCGGTGCGGGCCGGGATCTACGGCGAGGTCGGGCGGTACTTCTACGACGCGAACGACGACACCCTCTGCCTGCCGATGATCGAGACGCGGGAAGCGGTGGCGAACCTGGACGCGATCCTCGACGTGCCGGGTGTGGACGGGATCTACATCGGCCCGACCGACCTCGCGATCTCTCACGGCTACCTGCCGCCGGTGATGGAGCGGGAGGACAAGGAAATGCTCGATCTCTACGAGATGCTGATCCGCGCCTGCCACGACAGGGGCAAGTTCATCGGGCTGCACGCGATCACCGGCGCCTACGTGAAGCGCATGCACGGGATGGGCTTCAACTACGCGACCATGGGGAGCGACATCAACGCGATGGTGTCCGGGGCGCGGGCGCAGATGGAGGCGTTCAAAGGGTAG
- a CDS encoding Na+/H+ antiporter, protein MNLLEVILALLAACVALAVLARRTRLPYAVVLIIGGMALAFIPGMPRVELDPTLALAAFLPPLLQASAWRTDWEEFRASIRPILLLAVGAVLFTAACVALVAKLLLPDLPWAAAIAFGAVVAPPDAVAAAAILKRLPLPRRIVTVLEGESLVNDASALVLFRLAVGALATASVSPAVAALTFLGVALGGLAVGWAVAWAASRLLPLLEDTALEVAVTFLIAYAAFLAAEAVHVSGVIAVVTTGIIVSGRQRALLAPQTRVEAIATWNFVEFTLTSLVFILVGLQLNGILERLEKEPAGTVVLAALAVSLTLVVSRLAWVMPFAYLPRLFPSLSHDHALPRPRHAAIIGWAGMRGVVSLATALALPLEVPHRDLLIFLAFIAILVTLVVQGTTLEWLILRLGVVEPRRNGMSAGEAAARRLMAHAALAEVQGRLDSPLDGAIARDIVGEFRDLDRVFGGVAAGGPQAELQARLQIRLAALRAGRQALLDHHGTKPVPEELLVGLVSETDHEELRLTQQLNQLG, encoded by the coding sequence ATGAATCTCCTCGAGGTCATCCTGGCCCTGCTGGCGGCCTGCGTCGCCCTGGCCGTCCTCGCCCGGCGGACGCGCCTGCCCTACGCCGTGGTGCTCATCATCGGCGGCATGGCCCTGGCCTTCATCCCCGGCATGCCGCGGGTCGAGCTGGACCCGACCCTGGCGCTCGCCGCCTTCCTCCCCCCGCTCCTCCAGGCCAGCGCCTGGCGGACCGACTGGGAGGAGTTCCGCGCCTCCATCCGGCCCATCCTGCTCCTCGCCGTCGGCGCCGTGCTCTTCACCGCCGCCTGCGTGGCCCTGGTCGCCAAGCTCCTCCTGCCGGACCTGCCCTGGGCGGCCGCCATCGCCTTCGGCGCCGTCGTCGCCCCGCCGGACGCCGTCGCCGCCGCCGCCATCCTCAAGCGCCTGCCGCTCCCCCGCCGCATCGTCACGGTGCTGGAGGGCGAGAGCCTCGTGAACGACGCCTCCGCCCTCGTCCTCTTCCGCCTCGCCGTCGGCGCGCTCGCCACCGCCAGCGTCAGCCCCGCGGTCGCCGCCCTCACCTTCCTTGGGGTCGCCCTCGGCGGCCTCGCGGTGGGCTGGGCGGTGGCCTGGGCCGCCTCGCGCCTCCTGCCCCTGCTGGAGGACACGGCGCTGGAGGTCGCCGTCACCTTCCTCATCGCCTACGCGGCTTTCCTGGCGGCGGAGGCCGTGCACGTCTCCGGCGTGATCGCCGTCGTCACCACCGGCATCATCGTCTCCGGCCGCCAGCGCGCCCTCCTCGCTCCTCAGACCCGGGTGGAGGCGATCGCGACCTGGAACTTCGTGGAATTCACGCTCACCAGCCTCGTCTTCATCCTCGTCGGGCTGCAGCTCAACGGCATCCTGGAACGGCTGGAGAAGGAACCGGCCGGCACCGTGGTTCTCGCCGCGCTCGCGGTCTCCCTTACCCTCGTCGTCTCGCGCCTGGCCTGGGTGATGCCCTTCGCCTACCTGCCGCGCCTCTTCCCCTCCCTCTCGCACGACCACGCCCTGCCCCGGCCGCGCCACGCCGCAATCATCGGCTGGGCCGGCATGCGCGGCGTCGTCTCGCTGGCCACCGCCCTCGCCCTGCCGCTCGAGGTGCCGCATCGCGACCTCCTTATCTTCCTCGCCTTCATCGCCATCCTCGTCACCCTCGTCGTCCAGGGCACCACCCTCGAATGGCTCATCCTCCGCCTCGGCGTGGTGGAGCCCCGCCGGAACGGGATGAGCGCGGGCGAAGCCGCCGCCCGCCGCCTCATGGCCCACGCCGCCCTGGCAGAGGTCCAGGGACGCCTCGACAGCCCGCTGGACGGCGCCATCGCGCGCGACATCGTGGGCGAGTTCCGGGACCTCGACCGCGTCTTCGGCGGCGTGGCCGCCGGCGGCCCGCAGGCCGAACTCCAGGCCCGCCTGCAGATCCGCCTCGCTGCCCTGCGTGCCGGGCGCCAGGCCCTGCTGGACCACCACGGCACGAAACCCGTCCCGGAAGAACTCCTGGTCGGCCTCGTCTCCGAAACCGACCACGAGGAGCTGCGCCTCACGCAGCAGCTCAATCAGCTGGGCTGA
- a CDS encoding tripartite tricarboxylate transporter permease, which produces MELLLGNLAHGFGVALSLDNLLFALLGALIGTAIGVLPGIGPVATISLLLPITFGQPATTAIIMLAGIYYGAQYGGSTTAILLNLPGEVSSVVTTLEGYKMARNGRAGAALTIAAVGSFFAGTVATLVVAASGPLLTSVALSFGPADYFSLMLLGLIISAVLAQGSVLKSIAMVVLGVALGLVGTDVQTGQQRFTFGVPELSDGLGFVSIAMGIFGIGEIILNLERPEARSVMSGKVGSLMLTGAEFKRSIPSVLRGTVVGSMLGILPGGGASLAAFGSYMMERKISRYRHEFGNGAIEGVAGPESANNAAAQTSFIPLLTLGIPANAVMALMVGALIIQGIQPGPRMVEAQPDLFWGLICSMWVGNLMLLVINLPLIGMWVKLLQVPYKFLYPSILVFCAIGVYSLNNSVFDVYQTLFFGILGYIFSKLRMEAAPLLIGFVLGPMMEEHLRRAMLLSRGDPIVFVERPISATLLAIAAIVLAAMLLPGLRAGKNKALAE; this is translated from the coding sequence ATGGAACTGCTTCTCGGAAACCTGGCGCACGGCTTCGGCGTCGCCCTGTCGCTGGACAACCTGCTCTTCGCGCTGCTCGGCGCGCTGATCGGGACCGCGATCGGCGTGCTGCCGGGCATCGGCCCGGTCGCCACGATCTCGCTGCTGCTGCCGATCACCTTCGGCCAGCCCGCCACCACCGCCATCATCATGCTCGCCGGCATCTACTACGGCGCGCAGTACGGCGGCTCCACCACCGCCATCCTGCTGAACCTGCCGGGCGAGGTCTCGTCGGTCGTCACGACCCTCGAGGGCTACAAGATGGCGCGCAACGGGCGCGCCGGCGCGGCGCTCACCATCGCCGCCGTCGGCTCCTTCTTCGCGGGCACCGTGGCCACCCTCGTCGTCGCGGCCTCCGGCCCGCTGCTCACCTCCGTGGCGCTCTCCTTCGGCCCGGCGGACTACTTCTCGCTCATGCTGCTCGGCCTCATCATCTCCGCGGTGCTGGCCCAGGGCTCGGTCCTGAAGTCCATCGCCATGGTGGTGCTCGGCGTCGCGCTGGGCCTCGTCGGCACCGACGTCCAGACCGGCCAGCAGCGCTTCACCTTCGGCGTGCCGGAGCTGTCCGACGGCCTTGGCTTCGTCTCCATCGCCATGGGCATCTTCGGCATCGGCGAGATCATCCTGAACCTCGAGCGCCCGGAGGCCCGCTCGGTCATGTCCGGGAAGGTGGGCAGCCTCATGCTCACCGGCGCCGAGTTCAAGCGCTCCATTCCCTCCGTGCTGCGCGGCACGGTGGTCGGCTCGATGCTGGGCATCCTGCCCGGCGGCGGCGCCTCGCTCGCGGCCTTCGGCTCCTACATGATGGAGCGGAAGATCTCGCGCTACCGCCACGAGTTCGGCAACGGCGCGATCGAGGGCGTGGCCGGTCCGGAATCCGCGAACAACGCGGCCGCCCAGACCTCCTTCATCCCGCTGCTCACCCTCGGCATCCCCGCCAACGCCGTGATGGCGCTGATGGTCGGCGCGCTCATCATCCAGGGCATCCAGCCCGGCCCCCGCATGGTGGAGGCCCAGCCGGACCTGTTCTGGGGCCTGATCTGCTCCATGTGGGTCGGCAACCTCATGCTGCTCGTCATCAACCTGCCGCTCATCGGCATGTGGGTGAAGCTGCTGCAGGTGCCCTACAAGTTCCTCTACCCGTCGATCCTCGTGTTCTGCGCCATCGGCGTCTACTCGCTGAACAACTCGGTCTTCGACGTCTACCAGACCCTGTTCTTCGGCATCCTCGGCTACATCTTCTCCAAGCTCCGGATGGAGGCCGCCCCTCTCCTCATCGGCTTCGTGCTCGGCCCGATGATGGAGGAGCACCTGCGCCGCGCCATGCTGCTCTCCCGCGGCGATCCGATCGTCTTCGTGGAGCGCCCGATCAGCGCGACGCTTCTGGCCATCGCGGCCATCGTCCTCGCCGCCATGCTCCTGCCCGGCCTGCGCGCCGGCAAGAACAAGGCCCTGGCCGAGTAG
- a CDS encoding tripartite tricarboxylate transporter TctB family protein, protein MKISAKDLWAGGLLMFLAVMGLYINGGFLGLGLEQHTLGSARRMGPGYMPMLVFWLQFGLGAIVFLIGLTGGPDPLERWTKLDFTTLAASVIVGVVIWRVMEAAGYNNNYIQVGAACLVAMLVLAISPAWRALGLTLASFAVFGLSLEPLGLILSIVLLCIIAALADREHNPISIAGMTLFLCVLCWFVFIKELDIRVPLWPTIFG, encoded by the coding sequence ATGAAGATCAGCGCGAAGGACCTATGGGCGGGGGGACTCCTGATGTTCCTCGCCGTGATGGGCCTGTACATCAACGGCGGGTTCCTCGGGCTGGGGCTGGAACAGCACACCCTCGGATCCGCGCGCCGCATGGGCCCCGGCTACATGCCGATGCTCGTCTTCTGGCTGCAGTTCGGCCTCGGCGCCATCGTGTTCCTCATCGGCCTCACCGGCGGCCCTGACCCGCTGGAGCGCTGGACGAAGCTCGATTTCACTACCCTCGCCGCCAGCGTCATCGTCGGCGTGGTGATCTGGCGGGTAATGGAGGCCGCGGGCTACAACAACAACTACATCCAGGTGGGCGCGGCCTGCCTCGTCGCGATGCTCGTGCTCGCGATCTCGCCGGCCTGGCGGGCGCTCGGCCTCACCCTCGCCTCCTTCGCCGTGTTCGGCCTGTCGCTGGAGCCGCTGGGGCTGATCCTCTCGATCGTCCTGCTCTGCATCATCGCCGCCCTGGCCGACCGCGAGCACAACCCGATCAGCATCGCGGGGATGACCCTCTTCCTCTGCGTCCTCTGCTGGTTCGTCTTCATCAAGGAACTCGACATCCGGGTTCCGCTGTGGCCGACCATCTTCGGTTAA
- a CDS encoding M20 family metallopeptidase produces the protein MTNAQVTGINEPGRRIAEQAAALLPALSAIRRDIHAHPELAFEEVRTAGIVAAELARMGIPHRTGLGGTGVVGMIEGGRPGPTLAIRADMDALPIHEETGLPFASTADGKMHACGHDIHTATLLGVAEVLRGMAPMLAGRVALVFQPAEEVLGGAAAMIADGAAEGIDLALGFHNHPDMPVGETGFARGACLAASDRFDLVVRGKSGHAAHPESAVDPIVAAAHFVSQVQTVVSREVDPLRPAVVTIGMFQGGATYNIIPERVHLKGTIRTLDEGTREIAGAAIRRLCAGLEAGFRVECALDYRRLVPPLVNDDSVLDRLLAAVTAQLGEAPRAGVPSMGSEDFAEFARLVPSAHLRIGSGAPGRADKLHNAGYQPDEGCIAVGVQALSRAALEILA, from the coding sequence ATGACAAACGCGCAGGTCACGGGAATCAATGAGCCGGGGCGGCGGATCGCCGAGCAGGCGGCGGCGCTGCTGCCCGCGCTTTCCGCCATCCGGCGTGACATTCATGCACACCCCGAGCTCGCCTTCGAGGAGGTGCGGACGGCCGGAATCGTCGCCGCCGAGCTGGCGCGGATGGGAATTCCGCACCGGACCGGGCTGGGCGGAACCGGCGTGGTCGGGATGATCGAGGGCGGGCGGCCCGGGCCGACGCTGGCCATCCGGGCGGACATGGACGCGCTGCCGATCCACGAGGAGACAGGGCTGCCCTTCGCCAGCACCGCCGACGGCAAGATGCACGCCTGCGGGCACGACATCCACACCGCCACCCTGCTGGGGGTGGCGGAGGTGCTGCGGGGCATGGCGCCGATGCTGGCCGGGCGGGTGGCGCTGGTGTTCCAGCCGGCCGAGGAGGTGCTGGGGGGCGCCGCCGCCATGATCGCGGACGGGGCGGCGGAGGGGATCGACCTGGCGCTGGGCTTCCACAACCACCCGGACATGCCGGTGGGGGAGACGGGGTTCGCGCGCGGGGCCTGCCTCGCGGCCTCGGACCGGTTCGACCTGGTGGTGCGCGGGAAGTCCGGCCACGCGGCGCACCCGGAATCGGCGGTGGATCCGATCGTGGCGGCGGCCCACTTCGTCTCCCAGGTGCAGACGGTGGTGAGCCGGGAGGTAGACCCGCTGCGCCCGGCGGTGGTGACGATCGGCATGTTCCAGGGCGGCGCCACCTACAACATCATCCCCGAGCGAGTTCACCTGAAGGGCACGATCCGCACGCTGGACGAAGGGACGCGGGAGATCGCCGGGGCGGCTATCCGGCGGCTCTGCGCCGGGCTGGAGGCGGGGTTCCGGGTGGAGTGCGCGCTGGACTACCGCCGGCTGGTGCCGCCTCTGGTGAACGACGATTCCGTGCTGGACCGGCTGCTGGCGGCGGTGACGGCCCAGTTGGGCGAGGCGCCGAGGGCGGGCGTGCCGAGCATGGGGAGCGAGGATTTCGCGGAGTTCGCGCGGCTTGTGCCCTCCGCCCACCTGCGGATCGGCTCCGGCGCGCCGGGGCGGGCGGACAAGCTGCACAATGCGGGGTATCAGCCGGATGAGGGCTGCATCGCCGTGGGCGTGCAGGCCCTCTCGCGCGCGGCGCTGGAGATCCTGGCATGA
- a CDS encoding 2-dehydropantoate 2-reductase has protein sequence MKVCIFGAGAIGGHLAGRLARGGAEVSVVARGPALSAIREKGLTVQAPDATFTVRPAASDDPAALGPQDAVVVTVKGHQLPGAAAAIAPLLGPETAVAFVMNGIPWWYFDRHGGALDGRALPALDPGGAVRAAVGVRRTIGGVVYSACTVTEPGTVHVENAGGKVILGELDGSASGRVEALSAAIAAGGLASPVVPDIRREVWLKLVSNISFGPLCLLSRQGIGPTLAEPVLRAAAVRALEEARAIARRLGIPLEFDVDARVKGSEGVAHKPSILQDMEAGKAVEMEAMLVQPLALARMAGVETPTLDLLVGLARKAAEASGQYAPAG, from the coding sequence ATGAAGGTCTGTATTTTCGGGGCGGGGGCCATCGGCGGGCACCTGGCGGGGCGGCTGGCCCGCGGCGGGGCCGAGGTGAGCGTGGTGGCGCGCGGCCCCGCCCTCTCGGCCATCCGGGAGAAGGGGCTGACGGTGCAGGCGCCGGACGCGACCTTCACGGTGCGCCCGGCGGCGAGCGACGACCCGGCGGCGCTCGGGCCGCAAGACGCAGTGGTGGTGACGGTGAAGGGGCACCAGCTCCCCGGTGCGGCCGCCGCGATCGCGCCGCTGCTGGGGCCGGAGACGGCGGTGGCCTTCGTCATGAACGGCATTCCCTGGTGGTACTTCGACCGCCACGGGGGCGCGCTGGACGGGCGGGCTCTGCCGGCGCTGGACCCGGGCGGGGCGGTGCGCGCCGCCGTGGGCGTGCGGCGCACGATCGGCGGAGTGGTCTACTCCGCCTGCACCGTGACGGAGCCGGGGACCGTGCACGTGGAGAACGCGGGCGGGAAGGTGATCCTGGGCGAGCTCGACGGCTCGGCGAGTGGGCGGGTGGAGGCGCTCTCGGCGGCGATCGCGGCCGGGGGGCTGGCAAGCCCGGTGGTGCCGGATATCCGGCGCGAGGTGTGGCTGAAGCTCGTCTCCAACATCTCCTTCGGGCCGCTCTGCCTGCTCTCCCGCCAGGGGATCGGGCCGACGCTGGCCGAGCCGGTGCTGCGGGCTGCCGCGGTGCGGGCGCTGGAGGAAGCGCGGGCGATCGCGCGCCGGCTCGGCATTCCGCTGGAGTTCGATGTGGACGCCCGGGTGAAGGGCTCCGAGGGGGTCGCCCACAAGCCCTCGATCCTCCAGGACATGGAGGCCGGGAAGGCGGTGGAGATGGAGGCAATGCTGGTGCAGCCGCTGGCGCTGGCGCGCATGGCCGGGGTGGAGACGCCGACCCTGGACCTGCTCGTGGGGCTGGCGCGCAAGGCGGCCGAGGCCTCGGGGCAGTACGCGCCGGCGGGGTAG